A portion of the Edaphobacter lichenicola genome contains these proteins:
- a CDS encoding ScyD/ScyE family protein, producing the protein MKRAKFASSFLCAAVVASGVSGVQMLAQLPANATVYASGLEGPRGLAFGRDGTLYVAEAGLGGTVLNSPKTCMQVPNIGPYKGGLTARISKIDTNGTRTTLSSGLPSAVDIMGDVLGVADVAFQNGNLYAVTAGGGCSHGNTAFPNALLQIDLKDGSWKTVANLSRALVEFPAKITSPDDYEPDGTWYGLISSNGSLITVEPNHGQVFSVTPGGRVSQVIDVSASQGHIVPTSLVEEQGVLYVGNLNLFPIDPQWAKVMTVARGVLIQNPLPGFNGPIDSFFNWNIVSSKAGFTTIVSMKIGPDGLLYVLELSDAAGNPTPGAGKVVRVTRSGAIQDVVTGLAVPTGMTFGPDGRLYVSNLGAAPQGTPGQILRIEVPAVQ; encoded by the coding sequence ATGAAGAGAGCTAAATTCGCTTCGTCGTTTTTGTGTGCCGCTGTTGTTGCGAGCGGCGTGTCGGGAGTTCAGATGCTGGCGCAGTTGCCGGCGAACGCGACAGTGTATGCCTCGGGGCTGGAGGGGCCGAGGGGGTTGGCGTTTGGGCGCGATGGGACTCTTTACGTCGCGGAAGCCGGGCTGGGCGGGACTGTGCTTAATTCACCAAAGACGTGCATGCAGGTGCCCAACATTGGGCCTTATAAGGGAGGATTGACGGCGCGGATCTCGAAGATCGATACGAATGGAACCAGGACGACGCTCAGCAGCGGACTCCCCTCTGCGGTGGACATCATGGGCGATGTGCTGGGGGTTGCGGACGTAGCGTTCCAGAACGGGAACCTGTATGCCGTAACGGCGGGAGGGGGATGTTCGCATGGAAACACGGCCTTTCCGAATGCGTTGCTTCAAATAGATCTGAAAGACGGGAGCTGGAAGACGGTCGCGAATCTGAGTCGTGCGCTCGTTGAGTTTCCGGCGAAGATTACTAGCCCAGATGACTATGAGCCGGACGGGACATGGTATGGGCTTATCAGTTCGAACGGTAGCCTGATTACGGTGGAACCGAACCATGGACAGGTGTTCTCGGTGACCCCTGGTGGCCGGGTAAGTCAGGTAATTGATGTCTCAGCTTCGCAGGGGCATATTGTGCCGACTTCACTGGTGGAAGAGCAGGGCGTGCTGTACGTCGGCAATCTGAATCTGTTTCCGATTGATCCGCAGTGGGCGAAGGTGATGACGGTGGCGAGAGGTGTTTTGATTCAGAATCCGCTGCCGGGATTCAATGGGCCGATTGACTCGTTCTTCAACTGGAATATTGTGAGCTCGAAGGCTGGGTTTACGACGATCGTTTCGATGAAGATTGGACCGGATGGATTGCTGTATGTGCTGGAGCTGTCGGATGCTGCCGGAAATCCGACGCCGGGCGCGGGGAAGGTTGTGAGGGTGACACGCTCGGGCGCCATTCAGGACGTGGTGACGGGACTTGCGGTGCCGACGGGCATGACGTTCGGGCCGGATGGACGGCTGTATGTGTCGAACCTTGGAGCTGCTCCTCAGGGAACTCCGGGGCAGATTCTGAGGATCGAGGTGCCGGCTGTGCAGTAA
- a CDS encoding PAAR domain-containing protein, which translates to MPPAARLTDFHACPMETPGDPPIPHVGGLVVGPGVPTVLIGGLPAAVVGDVAICVGPPDVLVRGSATVMISGRPAVRMGDSTAHGGTVVVGDSTVLIGG; encoded by the coding sequence ATGCCGCCTGCCGCTCGATTGACAGACTTTCATGCGTGCCCGATGGAGACTCCGGGTGATCCTCCTATCCCTCATGTGGGCGGCCTGGTTGTGGGACCGGGCGTTCCGACTGTTTTGATTGGAGGTCTGCCAGCGGCGGTTGTGGGGGACGTCGCTATTTGCGTCGGTCCGCCGGACGTGCTGGTACGCGGCTCAGCGACCGTGATGATTAGTGGTCGACCCGCGGTGAGGATGGGGGATAGTACTGCACATGGCGGAACTGTCGTTGTGGGTGATTCGACGGTGCTGATCGGTGGCTGA
- a CDS encoding pyridoxal-phosphate-dependent aminotransferase family protein encodes MIRKTRLFTPGPTPLLPAAQFAMAAADIHHRTPEFRAMYTRVLSQLKEFVGTKNDVIILSSSGSGAMEAAVSNLTSPGDRVLVLTAGKFGERWTGITKAFGCHVDVVSAPYGSTFSIDEVKAALKLETRAVFVQATESSTGVRHDIEAIANLLKQEKSEALLIVDGITGLGTSHLDMDGWGIDVLIGGSQKAVMIPPGLSYLAVSARAWDRMEATYNPRYYFDLRKERKNAAKGESAYTPSVALIAALGAALNYIAAQAATPEKPEGDLAAGRVKLVDNAITCAAMTRAAATALGLKLFAPAGNEAAAATAIVAPEGSDSGTLVKGLKSQFGAIVTDGQGEMKGQLFRIAHIGFFDYMDTIAILGALEQVIAKTKFPAPNFEFGKGLIAAQTFFAEHAK; translated from the coding sequence ATGATCCGCAAAACGCGCCTCTTCACCCCTGGACCGACCCCCCTCCTCCCCGCCGCGCAGTTCGCCATGGCCGCGGCCGATATCCACCACCGCACCCCTGAGTTCCGCGCGATGTATACCCGCGTCCTCTCTCAGCTCAAAGAGTTTGTCGGCACCAAGAACGACGTCATCATCCTTTCGAGCAGCGGTTCGGGCGCGATGGAAGCCGCCGTCTCGAACCTAACCTCTCCCGGCGACCGCGTGCTCGTCCTCACCGCAGGCAAGTTCGGCGAGCGCTGGACCGGCATCACCAAGGCCTTCGGCTGCCACGTCGATGTCGTCAGCGCACCCTACGGCAGCACCTTCTCCATCGATGAGGTCAAGGCCGCGCTCAAGCTCGAGACCCGCGCCGTCTTCGTCCAGGCTACCGAGTCCTCCACGGGCGTCCGCCACGACATCGAAGCCATCGCCAACCTGCTCAAGCAGGAAAAGTCCGAAGCACTCCTCATCGTGGACGGCATCACCGGCCTCGGCACCTCGCACCTCGACATGGATGGCTGGGGCATCGACGTCCTCATCGGCGGCTCGCAGAAGGCTGTGATGATTCCCCCGGGTCTCAGCTACCTCGCCGTCAGCGCCCGCGCCTGGGATCGCATGGAGGCAACGTACAACCCGCGCTACTACTTCGACCTCCGCAAGGAGCGCAAGAACGCCGCGAAGGGCGAATCAGCCTACACGCCATCAGTGGCGCTCATCGCAGCCCTGGGCGCAGCGTTGAACTACATCGCCGCGCAAGCCGCGACGCCCGAAAAGCCGGAAGGTGACCTCGCCGCAGGCCGCGTCAAACTAGTCGACAACGCGATCACCTGCGCCGCCATGACCCGCGCCGCAGCTACCGCGCTCGGCCTCAAACTCTTCGCGCCCGCAGGCAACGAAGCCGCAGCAGCTACGGCCATCGTAGCCCCTGAAGGCTCGGACTCCGGCACGCTCGTCAAGGGTCTCAAGTCGCAGTTCGGAGCCATCGTCACCGACGGCCAGGGCGAGATGAAGGGTCAGCTCTTCCGCATCGCCCACATCGGCTTCTTCGACTACATGGACACCATCGCCATCCTCGGCGCCCTCGAACAGGTCATCGCCAAAACCAAATTCCCCGCTCCCAACTTCGAGTTCGGTAAAGGCCTCATCGCCGCCCAAACCTTCTTCGCCGAACACGCCAAATAA